AATCTGGTGGGGTTCCTCCTAATGCGTAAAGTTCTTCTTTACCTTTAGTATCTAATCGTGGAACAGAACTCAACAATGCCCAAGTATAAGGATGCATACTATTTTGAAAAATTTCATCCCTAGTCCCTCTTTCCACAACTTGACCTGCATACATGACTTGAATTTTATCTGCAAAGTTGGCAACAACCCCTAAATCATGGGTTACAAGTATTATAGCCGTTTCAAAATCTTTCTTTAATTCTTTCAACAAATCTAATATTTGTGCTTGTATAGTCACATCTAAAGCTGTTGTAGGTTCATCGGCTATTAATATTTTAGGATTGCAAGATAGGGCAATAGCTATCATAACCCTTTGCCTCATTCCACCTGAAAGTTGATGAGGAAAACTCTTTATCCTTTCACTTGCATTTGGTATATTTACCAATTCCAAAAGCCTTATAGCCTCTTTTTCCGCTTCTTTTTTATTCAACTTTTTATGAATCCTTAAACTTTCCATAATTTGATTACCTATAGTCATAGTTGGATTTAAAGAAGTCATCGGGTCTTGAAAAATCATACTTACATCTTCTCCTCTAAAGGAGCTAAGTCTTTTTTTAGACATCTTTAAAACATCTTCACCATTAAATATAATTTCTGACCCCTTCTTAATTTCAGCTGGAGGAACTTTTAACAATCTCATTATGGCTTTTGCCGTTACAGTTTTCCCACAACCAGATTCACCAACCAATGCCAAAGTTTCACCTTTATCTAAATCAAAATCAACACCTCTTACAGCTCTAACTTCTCCTGCATAGGTATGAAAAGAAATTTTCAAATTTTTCACTTCTAAAACTTTTTCCACTATTATCCCTCCTTGTTATTGACGTAATTTTGGATCTAGTGCATCTCTAAGTCCATCACCTAAAAGTGTAAATGACAACATAGTTAAAGCAATCATTAAAGAAGGGAAAAACATCTGATGAGGATAGAAGATAAAGTTCTGTTGTGCCGCTGAAGCTAATGCACCCCAAGAAGTATTTGGAGGCTGTACTCCGAGCCCTATATATGACAAAAATGTTTCAGCAAAAATATATCCTGGAATATCGAAAGTTATAGCAACTATAACAATTCCAAGAACATTAGGTATAAGATGTCTAGTGATTATCTTCCAAGGACTAACTCCCAATGTTTCTGCTGCCATTATATATTCTTGTTGTTTTACTTGTAGCATTTGACCTCTAACCAATCTTGCCATGCCACACCATCCAGTCAAAGTTAAAGATAAAATCATAGTTCCTAAACTTCTAGATTCAGTCACTATTGAAATAAGAATGACTACAATTAAATAAGGAATACTAATGAGTATTTCTACAATTCTCATCATAATATTATCTACTTTCCCACCAAAATAAGCTGCAATTCCTCCATATATGCAACCAATTACAGTATCTATAATTGCACCTAAAATACCAATAACCATGGAAATTCTACCTGCCTGCCAAACTCTTGAAAAAACGTCCCTTCCCAATTCATCAGTACCAAACCAATGTTCACTATTAGGCTTCATATTCACCTTTGAAGGATCTACCGTTTTGTAAGAATATCCATTTAAATGAGGTCCTATTACTGTCATTACCACTAAAGTCAATAAAATAATAATTGATAACATAGCCACTTTATTTGTCTTAAGTCTTCTCCATGCATCTTGCCAATATCCCATTCTAGGTCTTGCCATTTTATCTCCCCTAGAAACATCCATTGGCACTTTTTTAAATTTATCCTTAGAAATTTCTTCCATACATCTATCCTCCTACTTATCATTTGAAACTCTTATTCTTGGATCTACTACTCCATACAATAAATCAACCACTAATTGTGAAAATACAAATAATGCTGCAAAGAAAATTGTAGTACCTATTATCATAGTATAGTCTCTATCATTGATAGCGCTTACATAATAAAATCCAAGTCCTGGAATTCCAAATATTTTCTCTATAACAAAAGAACCTGTAAAAATTCCAGCTATTTGGGGTCCTAAGATAGTAATAGCAGGTAAAATAGCATTTCTAAATACATGCTTTCTAACCACATTAAAAGGACTAACTCCTTTAGCTTGAGCCGTAAGAATATAATCTTGATTGATTACTTCAAGTACATTAGAACGCATATATCTAGCATAAGTTGCTATAGACCCAAAACACATAGCAATTGTAGGAAGTATCGTATATTTAAACTCTCCCCAACCAAATGTCGGCAACAACTCAAGCTTTACAGTAAATACATACTGAAGTAATGCAGCTATAATAAACACTGGCACCGTAACTCCAACTATAGCAACAAACATAACTAAATAATCTGGCCATCTATTCCTGTTTAAAGCTGCAACTATACCTAAAACAATTCCTATCATAACTCCTATAAATAACGCCTGAAAACCCAATTTTCCTGATATTCTCGCATGTTTCAATATAGTATCCGTAACAGGTCTACCAGGATATCTTAAAGACTCACCGAAATCTCCTTTTGTAAAAACATTTTTTAAAAACTTTCCATATTGAACTACAACTGGTTTGTCTAATCCATATTTCTCATAATAATTGAGTCTAATTTGTTCTGGCAATTTTTTAGCCATATGTGCTAATGGATCCCCAGGTATACTATGCATTAAAAAAAACGTCAATGTCATAATGATAAATAGGGTAAGAAACATATAGCCAATTCTCTTTACAATATATTTACCCATTGCAATTCTCCTTCCTGTTTGCTATAAGATAGCAGTTTGTAAACTAAATTCACAAACTGCTATCCATTTTCCAAACTATTATCTTCCTTGAGTATATCCGTATTTATATCCTGAAGTACCAAATGGAGTAACTCCTAAACCATTAACATATTTATATTTAAATACATTAGATCTTGGATATACTGTTGGTGCCAATACAGATTCATCGTATAACAATATTTTTTCAGCTTCAGTATAATATTCTAAGCGTTTTTCAGCATCCATTTCCTTAGACGCTAAACTTATAAGTTCATCATATCTAGCATTGGACCAACCTGTTTGAATTGCTCCTGAATCAGATTTCAACAAGCTAAGCAATGATATAGGATCATTGAACTCTGCTCCCCAAGCCATATAGCCAATTTGGAATTCACCTTTTTCTACCATGGATGAAAATACTGGCCATTCAACAAATTCTACTTCAAAGTTAATTCCAAGATTTTCATTGTACATTTGTTGTACATATTCTCCATAAGTTCTAAACCATTGATCAGTTGAACCTAGAGTCATCTTCACAGTAAGTTTAGATGTATCCGTATCCATTCCTAGCTCCTCTAGACCTTTAACTAAAAGAGCTTTGGGATCTTTGTTTTCTTCCGCTAATTTCTTTAGTGGTTCTTCAACTAAAGTTCTATACTCATTATCTTCAACTGATATACTTGGAGATACCCAACCATATGCTGGAACATTGATTCCATGGAATATAACATCTGCCAATTCTTCTCTATCTATAGCTAGAGAAAAGGCCTTTCTCACATTGGCATTTTTGAATAACTCATCTTGAGTATTAAAAAACATAAAAAATGTGCTTGGATTAATTACTTCAAGTTGTTCTAAATCCTTATTTCCTTTAAATCTCTCTATCCATTCTGGTTTGCCAACACCTGTTGAATCTATAGAACCATTTGCTAAAGAATTGTAAATAGCATTTTCATCAGAAAGTATTTTAACATTTATATTGTTCAATTTAACTTTATCTGCATCCCAGTAATTTTCATTTTTTGCTAAAACCATTTCACTATTGTGTGCCCAATTTGATATAATGAATGGTCCATTATATACTAAAGTATCAATTTCTGAACCATATTTATCTCCATGTTTTTCTACCATATCTTGCCTTTGTGGCAACATAACTCTTTGATAAGTTAATTGCAAGAAATATGGTGTAGGAGATTCAAGGGTTATCTCAAGAGTTTTGTCATCAAGAGATTTTACCCCTAATTCTTCTACTGGCAATTCTCCACTATTTACTTTTGCCGCATTTTTTATAGGAGCCAATAAATAAGCATATGGTGCAGCTGTATCTGGTTTTAATGTTCTTTTGATGCCATATTCATAATCTTGAGCTCTAACTGGTTCTCCATCAGACCATTTTGCGTCTCTTATTTTGAAAGTCCATACAGTACCATCTTCATTGTGTTCCCAGCCTTCAGCACCTGCTGGAGCTAAAACGTTTTTTAAATCCTTGTCCTCTTCTAATCTAGTAAGTGGTTCAAGTACATTGTTTAAAATTCCATTTGAATAGGAATCCGCACCTTTAGAAGCGTCCAATGTACTAGGTTCAGCACTCATGATAAGATTTAAGTATTGTTCACTGTCAATTTCTTGTTCTACTGCCTGTCCTTCATCTTTTCTACCTTTATCAACGGTTTTAGACTCTTTTCCACAACCCACAAGAGTTGTTAGAAGCAATGCTAACACAACAACTAAAGATATATACTTCTTAGTTTTCATACATAAAACCTCCTAATTTTTTATAAAATTATAAAACTGTAAAACTACGAAAAATAACATCTTAAACCTTGATGCTTAGTCCTCTAACTCCACTTTGTTAGACTTTTAACTATAGATATTATTTATAGTCCATGATTATAGTATAGAAAATCTTCTAATATTAGTCAATAATTTTCTAACTAAACATTAGAAAATTATCTAATACTTATATTTAAATTATTCACTTATGGATTTCTTTGTGCTAGTATATATGTAAAGAATGGGGGTAGATGTTTTGGACTATGAAATAGAATACAACAAAGCCATCGAATTTATAAATGCCATATTTAAATATTCAAGTAGCAAGCAACAACAATCTGTGTGGAATAGTAAGACTTTGCAAAATGACCCAGCAAAAGGGCTTCTGGATTTTTCTCCTAGCAAAGAAGTAAAAAGTTGGCTTAAATATGTGGATGTTCATATTTCACCTTTTTTAAGAAATGACATCGTTTTTATAGCAGGAAAAACTATCAATTTGTTAGATGTTTGCTTTGAATTAATCATAAAAAGCGATCTAAAAGAACCCTGTGAATTAATTGAAACATTGAAAAAATTAAATAGTTCAACCCTTGTTGAACTGATCTATGAAAAATATGATTCCAATGTAAGTATAGAAAGTGATGATAGGATAATAAAAAATGCTCTAACCGAGATTTCCGATGAGGAAATGTCTTCTATTTTCATACAAGTAAAAAATCATTCCGAAGAATACAAGGCAAAAGTAATAAAAATATTTGAAGAATTTTATAAATTGTATTACAAACCTTTTGAAGATAAAGTATATGTTTTTATGGAAGAAAGATGCAAAAAACACAACAAGATATTTAAAAAAGATCCTGTAAATTTTTTAAATACTATTGGATTAGGAGATTATTCAAAGTTAATAATCGAAAAAAAGAAATTTAGGATTTTGGTTAGCTTTTATATTGACTTAGGAGTATTTCATTTCAATGTTGATAACAATTTTATTATGCTATTTGGACATACTGTAGAACATAGATTTGACAACAAGCTTACTCGTGAAAAATGTAAAGCTTTATTTAAAGCTCTTTCTGATGAAACAAGATTAGATATAATAAAAATCACCAGTCAACGTCCTTGGTATAATAAAGAGTTGGCAGATTACTTTGATTTATCTACAGCTACTTTATCCTATCATTTGAATTTACTACTTGATCTAGGAATACTTAATTTCGAGCCTAGCGTCAACAATAGATATTATTACACAACAGATAAGGAAAATTTAAAAGCATTGTTCGATATGGCTTTAAATGAAATAATTGAGTAAATATAAAAGGGAATCCCTTTAAGATTCCCTTTATTCCATCAATTCATAGTGACTATTCATGATTGGATATTTCAAAGTATCTAATACTCTTTCTAAAAGCACTCCCTCTCTTTCAGAATATCCAAATCCATAGCTTGCTCTGATTGCACTTGTAATGAATTGAGCCGCTCTATCCAAAGCCATAGGCAAGCTATCTCCTGTGAGTAAGCTCCCAACTAATACTGATGTAAATGCATCTCCTGTACCTGGATATTTGACAGGAATATACTTACAGCTCACTTTCCAAAACTTATTATTTGTATTATCATAAGCTATAACATCAGTATTGTTTTCTTTATACTCATCTGGAACAGATGTTATAACAACTATCTCTGGTCCCATGTCTGACAATTCAACCAACCATTCTTTTATTTCATCTTCTCTAACACTACTCACATTAGACTTACCCAACAAATATGCCGCTTCTGTGAAATTGGGAGTTATAATATCTGCTTTTTTTATCAACTGTCTCATCTTTTCTACCATATTCATATCCATGGTTGTATATAAATCTCCATTATCCCCCATGACAGGATCTACTACCATTAGATTGGAAGGACTTTTAAAACTTTCAATAAACTTAAATATTGTATCTATTTGTCTTGGTGAACCTAAAAACCCACTGTATATGCAATCAAAATCTATATTTTCTCTCTTCCAATGATTCATATAGCTTTCCATATGATCAGTTAAATCTACAAATGTAAAATCTTCAAATCCATCAGTTTGAGTAGATAATATTGCCGTTGGAAAAGGGCATACTTGAATACCCATTGTTGAAAGTATAGGCATTATTGTAGTTAAAGATGCTCTGCCAAATCCAGACAAATCATGAATAGCAGCAACTCTTTTCACTGGACTTTTCATTAAAAATTCATCCCCTTAGTAAAAATAGCTCTTTTATTTAATTATAATACATTTTATATTATATCCATAGCCTTTGATCTAAATATAACTTAAAACCAGTAGAAATATTTCTACTGGTTTTTTAAGGTAAATCTTTATAGCAAAGATACCAATCTACACAACATAGACCTTCTTCGCCTTCTACTCTTCTTAAAAGTTCTTCATATGTTTGTGGCGCAGGTACAACAACTGGTTGACCAGGATACCAATTAGCTGGTGTTGCAACTTTTGCCATATCGGAGGTCTGCAGAGCAATTAAAAGTCGAAGCATTTCATTGGTATTTCTGCCATTAGTCAATGGATAGATGAGTATCGCCCTAATTATTTGGTTCGGGTCTATAAAAAATACATTTCTTACTGTTGTTGTAGACCCAGTAACGGGAGAAAACATACCATACATTCTTGATATACTGCCATCTCTATCTGAAATTATTGGAAAAGGTATTTGAACTCCTGTATTTTGATAGATATTATAAACCCATGCCAAGTGAGAAGAATTGCTATCTATACTAAGTCCCAAGAGTACAGCATTCCTGTCCATAAAACAATTATATTGCTTTGCCAAAGCAATAAATTCAGTAGTTCAGACAGGAGTAAAATCCCCCGGATGAGAAAACAAAACTACCCATTTGCCTTTAAAGTCTGAAAGTTTTATTGGTCCAAAGGTTGTTTGGGCTGAAAAGTCAGGAGCTTTCATCCCTATCTTTAAACAATTATCTCCATTCATTAAATTCACCACCATAAAATATTTTATAATCTATCACTATATAATATGTTTGTCATCATCGGGCGGTGAAATATTGATGTTTACTCTCTCCTTAACTGTTCTACCCTATCCTTGATATTGTATGGAACCAAGGTTTTTTGTGCATAGGTAAGACCATCGTATTCACTGATTATTTCCGTTACCTCGAATATATCATCCTCTGCAACCTCATCAACTTTATTGCTTAATTGCAAAGCCTTGTACAAATCCTCTTGTGATGGTACTGCTGTTTTATATAAATCGTTTAAATAATCTCTTACAATTGAAATACCATAGTCTCTATTTGGAGCCCAAAGTCCTCCTAAGTCTTCTACATACTGTATTGTTCCTGCCCATTTTACCGTATTAGTTTTGTACCATCTAGGATGAGGTTCTCCTATTGGAGCAACTCCACAGTAAATACCCATATGGTTGAAATGTCCTCTCACGCCGTCCTCTGGTGTAAGAAAAATTTCATGATCTTCAGTTCTATCGCCTATTGGGTTGAGTATTTTTATTCCAGCCCAATTATTCATCTCTGGTCTCACTGCCCCAGTATATTTCCCAAAATTAGTTTCTTTGGCTGCTTGTATATATAATATTTCTGGATTCATTCCAGTCAACTCTCCATATTGCCAATAGATAGGAGCTGCATCTACAAATCTCTTATGAGCACCTTTTTTTATAGCCCATGCTTGTCCCTGTTCTACAGTTGCTTTAGTTCTTGACTTGATTGGAATCTTTAAGGATTGAATTTTTCCTTCAACCTTTAAGAGTTTATCAATATCTCCTTGAGGCACATTAACTTTTTCCACATCTGATAAACCGTCAAATAACTTTCTTGCATTTTCAGTCTTTGTTTTAGTTTCTACTGTAATTTCATTGATTTCACTTAGATTTGGTAGTTCTTTAATCAGTTTTATAAATTCTTCATCTTTTGAAATTTGTTTTACTGGTTCAACATAATACCACTCAATATTTGTATTATCTTCTGGTTTAATTTCTGGAGTTTGTATCATATTTTTACTGATATTGGCAAGTATTTTTGCACTTTCTGCTCTTGTTATCTGTTTTTTAGGGCCAAATGTTCCATCTGGATATCCTGTCATATAACCCACATTTTTTATAGCTCCAACATAGCCAAGTGATAAATTATCTATCTCTGAATGGTCCAAAAAATACGATGCAGAAAATATATCTTCCTCTAATCCACAGGTAATTCCTACAATTCTAGCTACCTCTTCACGCGTAATATATGTATTAGGCAAAATATTTTGACCTTCTTTTTCTAGAATATATCCAGCCTTAACTCCTTTGGCTACTTCATCATAGAACCAATTGCCTTTATTTACATCTAAAAAATTTATTTCTGCAGTTTCCGAATATCCCATTATTCCATTGATGATTTTATAAAATTCCGCTTTTTTTATATAATTGTTCGGTTTAAAAGTTCCATCTGGATAACCTTTCATGATATCTTTTTGACTTAAATATAGTATGTCCGCTTTTGCCCAATGATTCACTATATCTGAAGCACCTGCAAAAGAAGTAGTACCATTAGAAAATATCATCAATGACATAAACAGAATAGATAGTATTTTCTTCGTCCTATTTTTCATCAGTTTATTCCCCCATTCGATTTTTGCATTAATATATTTAGATTTTATATCAATTTAAAATAAATTACTATCTAAATGCCTATATTGTCATAATCTTTTAATATATTATTTTCTCCCTATGCTCTTTAGCTCTTCTTCTGTTAAATACCTCCATTTCCCTATTGACAAATCCTTTAGCCTTATATTCATGATTCGAATTCGTTTTAAACTTATGACCTTATAGCCGAGTTGACTGCACATTCTTCGAATTTGCCGATTTAATCCTTGAGACAAAATGATTTTAAAAGTTCGGTCATTTATCTTAAATACTTTGCAACTCTTTGTGATTGTGTATTCATTTTTAACTGGATTGTAAACTTTAACTCCTCTAGACATATTTCTCATAAATGAAGAAGTAATTTTTTTATTAACCGTCACAATATATTCTTTTTCATGATTATTTTCTTCTCTTAAAATTTCATTTACAACACTGCCATCACTTGTAAGAAGAATCAAACCTTCTGAATCCTTGTCGAGTCTTCCGATTGGGAAAATTCTTTCAGGATAATTTACAAAATCTATGATATTTCCCTTCACATGTCTTTCAGTTGTACAAATGATACCCACTGGTTTGTTCAGAGCAATATATACATAGTCTTTCTTTTCCTCTAACAGTTTCCCATTCACTTCAACTTTATCATCTGGTTTCACTATATATCCAAGCTCTGCAATTTGGCCATTAACGTTCACCTTTTTTTGCTTAATTAATTCATCAGCTTCTCTCCTAGAACAAAGCCCCGTTGAACTAATAAAATTGTTCAGTCTCATACTATCTCCTTTCCAATAAATCAACAAATTTTTCTGAAGCAGGAGAAAGAGATACACTTTTCAAAGAACAAACTCCTATACTTCTCTTTGGTATCTCTTCAATTGTTTGCACTTCATACAATACTCCCGCTTGTAGATATTCTTGTGAAAATTCTCGTATGACACATGATACGCCTAAATTAATTTTTGCAAATTCTAACAACAATTCATGAGAACCAAGTTCAATTTCTGGTTTAATTCTAATACCTTTAGATAAAATATATTTTTCTACATATTGTCTTGAATTTGACTTAGGTTCAAGTAGTATAAGTGGAAATTTTGCTATCTCCTCCAGTGTCAAAGGTGTAGATAAATTTTTCTTATATTTTTCCCCATATACAAAGACATCATGAATTTCTATCAATTCTTTTACTTCTAAAGAAGAATCCTTAATAGGTAAATTGCATATTGCAATATCAACTTCTCCAGATTTTAAAAGTGTACAAAGTTCGAGCGTTGTACGATTCACGACTTTTAGCTTAATATTTGGATATCCATTGTGAAACTTTTCCAAATAAGGTAACAAAAAATAGCGTGAAATAGTATCTCCAACACCTATTTTCAATTCACCCACCATTAAATTTTTAGATTCCTGTACCTTTTTTTCTCCTACACTTATTAAGTTCATAGCTGAATTTGCATATTCAAACAATATTTGACCTTCATTTGTAAGTATAACACCCTTAGGAGTTCTGGTGAAAAGCCGCATTCCAAGTTCTTCTTCAAGTTGCATGATTGCCTGACTGACAGCTGGTTGAGTCATAAAAAGCACTTTTGCAGCTTTTGAAAAACTTTCACATTTGGCTACCTCACAAAAAATTTTATATAAATCCAATCTAACAGACATATAAGCACTCCTTATATTTAGCATTCTTCTAATTTATTTTACTTATATCATAAGATATTATATATTTCAAGCAATATTACATATGTCCCCCAAAATAATCAAAATATAAATTCATGAATAAATTTTTTCAAATCTACTAAATACTATGCTTATATAATATAAAAACAAGGAGGTTTTTTTCATGACAAGATTTACATTACCTAGGGATTTATATTTTGGAAGTGGTGCTTTAAATGAATTAAAAAATCTTAAAGATCATAAAAAAGCCATTGTTGTTTCTGGCGGTTCTTCTATGGAAAAATTCGGATTCTTATCTAAAGTCGAAAATATATTAAAAAAAAATAGATTAGAAGTAATGTTTTTTAAAGGTATAGAACCAGATCCTTCTGTAGATACAGTCATGAAAGGTGCTGAAAAATTTAAAGAATTTGAACCTGATGTCATAATTGCCATAGGTGGAGGCTCAACTATAGATGCAGCTAAAGCCATGTGGGTATTTTATGAACATCCAGAAAAGACTTTTGATGATATAAAGGATCCTTTTACTATTCCAAAACTTAGAAATAAAGCGATCTTTGTAGCTATTCCATCAACCAGCGGTACAGCTACTGAAGTTACAGCCTTTTCTGTCATTACTGACTATTCCACAAAAATAAAGTATCCTCTTGCAGACTTTGAAATAACTCCTGATATCGCTATATTGGATACTGACATTCCTCAGACCATGACTCCTAAATTAGTGGCATTCACTGGTATGGATGCACTCACTCACGCTATAGAAGCCTATGTAGCCTCTAACAGATCAAACTTCTCCGATCCATTGGCTAGGGAAGCTATTCTAATGATCTATGACAATATTGTAGATTCTTACAATGGAAACGTAGAGGCAAGAGGAGAAATGCATATTGCTCAATGTTTAGCAGGCATGGCTTTTAGCAACGCACTTTTAGGTATCACTCACAGTTTAGCTCACAAAATAGGAGCTCAATATAATATACCTCATGGAGGATGCAATGCTATATTGCTACCCTATGTAATACAATTTAATTCAAAAATTTCATCAAATCGTTATGCAGATTTAGCATATATGTTGGGATTGCAGGGAAAATCAGAAAAACAATTAACACATTCACTAGTAGAATCCATAAACTACTTAAATACAAATTTAAATATTCCATCTACATTAAAAGAAATGGGTGTAAAAGAAGAAATATTTAAAACTACATTGGACTATATATCTGAAAATGCAGTATTAGACCCATGTACATCTTCAAATCCCAGAAAAACATCAAAAGAAGAAATGAAAAAAATATTGGAGTGCGCTTATTATGGAAAACAAGTAACTTTCTAATTCATATATACTTAGCGCTTCCATAAAAATAGCTAGTAGATATTGATATCTACTAGCTATTTTTATTATTCCAAAGTTTCTACTTTCATTAAAATTTAAGCTTTTTTAGAGCATCTGCAAGATCTGTATTTATTGCTTCATTTTTAAATTTATTTTGCTCTTTTAAGTACTTTGATACTTCTTTTTTAGAAACTGAATTTTTCTCTTTTTTTCTCCTCTCATTGAAAGAAGATAGTTTTTCTCTATATCCACAGCTACATACAAATATTTGTCCTTCTCCTTCTCCACGCAATTCTAGCTTTTTATGACAATTAGGACATCTGGCATTAGTCACTTTAGATATATTTTTTCTATAACCACATTCTCTATCTTGACAAACAAGCATCTTGCCTTTTTTCCCTTTCACTTCAAGCATATACTTTCCGCATTGTGGACATTTAACCCTTGATATATTGTCATGTCTAAAAGTTTCATCGCTATTTTTTATTTCATTTGTAATATCTTTTGAATAAATTTCCATTTCTTCTATGAAAGTATTCTTTCTGAGTTTCCCTTTTGCAATAGCTTCCAATTTTTGCTCCCATTCTGCTGTTAAAGCTGGAGACTTCAAGTCTTCAGGAACCAACCCAAGAAGTTGCTTTCCCTTTCCAGTAATATAAATATCCTTCCCTCTCTTTTCAATTAAGAAGTTGTTAAACAATTTTTCAATAATGTCTGCTCTTGTAGCTACTGTACCAATTCCTCCAGTTTCTCCAATTATTTTAATCAAATCTTTGCTTTCATTTGCCATGTATTTTGATGGGTTCTCCATAGCAGACAAAAGTGTTCCTTCAGTGAATGGTGCTGGCGGTTTGGTATGTCCCTTAGTCTTTATAATAGAATTCACCTTCAAAACATCGCCTTTATTTATATTAGGTAAAAGTTGTTCCGGTGTATCTTCTTGAACATCATCATCCTCATAATTGTTCGCGTATACTTCTTTCCACCCTTGAGCTAATACTCTTTTCCCTTTTGCGAAAAAATTCTCATCTCCGATTTTAGCCTTAATAGTTGTTTGCTCAAATTCAAAAGGAGGATATAGTACTGCCATAAAACGCTTCACAACTAAATCATATATTTTTCTTTCCCTTTCATTCAATTTACTGAGCGGTACTCTCTCTTCTGTTGGTATGATAGCATGATGATCTGATACCTTGCTGTCATCAACAAAAGACTTATTTGCAACAATAGGTTTCTTTAAAATCCTTGAAGCCATTGACTGATATGG
This is a stretch of genomic DNA from Sporanaerobacter acetigenes DSM 13106. It encodes these proteins:
- a CDS encoding LysR family transcriptional regulator, with the translated sequence MSVRLDLYKIFCEVAKCESFSKAAKVLFMTQPAVSQAIMQLEEELGMRLFTRTPKGVILTNEGQILFEYANSAMNLISVGEKKVQESKNLMVGELKIGVGDTISRYFLLPYLEKFHNGYPNIKLKVVNRTTLELCTLLKSGEVDIAICNLPIKDSSLEVKELIEIHDVFVYGEKYKKNLSTPLTLEEIAKFPLILLEPKSNSRQYVEKYILSKGIRIKPEIELGSHELLLEFAKINLGVSCVIREFSQEYLQAGVLYEVQTIEEIPKRSIGVCSLKSVSLSPASEKFVDLLERR
- a CDS encoding iron-containing alcohol dehydrogenase, coding for MTRFTLPRDLYFGSGALNELKNLKDHKKAIVVSGGSSMEKFGFLSKVENILKKNRLEVMFFKGIEPDPSVDTVMKGAEKFKEFEPDVIIAIGGGSTIDAAKAMWVFYEHPEKTFDDIKDPFTIPKLRNKAIFVAIPSTSGTATEVTAFSVITDYSTKIKYPLADFEITPDIAILDTDIPQTMTPKLVAFTGMDALTHAIEAYVASNRSNFSDPLAREAILMIYDNIVDSYNGNVEARGEMHIAQCLAGMAFSNALLGITHSLAHKIGAQYNIPHGGCNAILLPYVIQFNSKISSNRYADLAYMLGLQGKSEKQLTHSLVESINYLNTNLNIPSTLKEMGVKEEIFKTTLDYISENAVLDPCTSSNPRKTSKEEMKKILECAYYGKQVTF
- a CDS encoding S-layer homology domain-containing protein → MKNRTKKILSILFMSLMIFSNGTTSFAGASDIVNHWAKADILYLSQKDIMKGYPDGTFKPNNYIKKAEFYKIINGIMGYSETAEINFLDVNKGNWFYDEVAKGVKAGYILEKEGQNILPNTYITREEVARIVGITCGLEEDIFSASYFLDHSEIDNLSLGYVGAIKNVGYMTGYPDGTFGPKKQITRAESAKILANISKNMIQTPEIKPEDNTNIEWYYVEPVKQISKDEEFIKLIKELPNLSEINEITVETKTKTENARKLFDGLSDVEKVNVPQGDIDKLLKVEGKIQSLKIPIKSRTKATVEQGQAWAIKKGAHKRFVDAAPIYWQYGELTGMNPEILYIQAAKETNFGKYTGAVRPEMNNWAGIKILNPIGDRTEDHEIFLTPEDGVRGHFNHMGIYCGVAPIGEPHPRWYKTNTVKWAGTIQYVEDLGGLWAPNRDYGISIVRDYLNDLYKTAVPSQEDLYKALQLSNKVDEVAEDDIFEVTEIISEYDGLTYAQKTLVPYNIKDRVEQLRRE
- a CDS encoding DNA topoisomerase III, encoding MNKILVLAEKPSVGRDIARVLKCNKKGNGYLEGDKYIVTWALGHLVTLADPEEYNKSYKSWRIEDLPILPSHMKLVVIKQTQKQFYIVKEQMNRKDVSQIVIATDAGREGELVARWIIEKANIRKPIKRLWISSVTDKAIRDGFNKLRDGKEYENLYASAVARAEADWIVGINATRALTCKYNAQLSCGRVQTPTLFMVAKREEEIKNFKEKEFYGIVATTKDLKLVWQDNHTKDIRTFDEKKCDKILASIEKKDAQVYDVEKTYKKSYSPRLYDLTELQRDANKIFGYSAKETLSVMQRLYETHKILTYPRTDSRYLTSDIVDTLGERIKACGIGPYQSMASRILKKPIVANKSFVDDSKVSDHHAIIPTEERVPLSKLNERERKIYDLVVKRFMAVLYPPFEFEQTTIKAKIGDENFFAKGKRVLAQGWKEVYANNYEDDDVQEDTPEQLLPNINKGDVLKVNSIIKTKGHTKPPAPFTEGTLLSAMENPSKYMANESKDLIKIIGETGGIGTVATRADIIEKLFNNFLIEKRGKDIYITGKGKQLLGLVPEDLKSPALTAEWEQKLEAIAKGKLRKNTFIEEMEIYSKDITNEIKNSDETFRHDNISRVKCPQCGKYMLEVKGKKGKMLVCQDRECGYRKNISKVTNARCPNCHKKLELRGEGEGQIFVCSCGYREKLSSFNERRKKEKNSVSKKEVSKYLKEQNKFKNEAINTDLADALKKLKF
- a CDS encoding peroxiredoxin produces the protein MVVNLMNGDNCLKIGMKAPDFSAQTTFGPIKLSDFKGKWVVLFSHPGDFTPVUTTEFIALAKQYNCFMDRNAVLLGLSIDSNSSHLAWVYNIYQNTGVQIPFPIISDRDGSISRMYGMFSPVTGSTTTVRNVFFIDPNQIIRAILIYPLTNGRNTNEMLRLLIALQTSDMAKVATPANWYPGQPVVVPAPQTYEELLRRVEGEEGLCCVDWYLCYKDLP
- a CDS encoding pseudouridine synthase; the protein is MRLNNFISSTGLCSRREADELIKQKKVNVNGQIAELGYIVKPDDKVEVNGKLLEEKKDYVYIALNKPVGIICTTERHVKGNIIDFVNYPERIFPIGRLDKDSEGLILLTSDGSVVNEILREENNHEKEYIVTVNKKITSSFMRNMSRGVKVYNPVKNEYTITKSCKVFKINDRTFKIILSQGLNRQIRRMCSQLGYKVISLKRIRIMNIRLKDLSIGKWRYLTEEELKSIGRK